GCTCTTTCTGTTTAGTCTTCTGTATCTTCCCGCCAAACCGCCAACACCACCAAGTACGTCTGCTTCTGTCCAGAGAACCAACTATAAGGAATCTCTTAGAAGTGTGGCTAGGTATGGATAATAATCTAAGTGTTATCAAACTATATACTTGTACTTACGtggatttttatatattttagggttctcattttttgtaaatttttgcaaaaatacagatttttttcTGGGCGTAGTTTTGtagataaacaattattatgaaggaaaaagaaacaaacaaggcAAGATGAACTTCTGTTGCTCTACTGCTGTATTCTATGATCATAAGTGTATTAACAGACTAAAAGCAGTATTTAGTTAATGCAATGATTACTTTTAAAGTCATACATAtaaacactgatatcttgaatacaatggatatgttaaattgatttataagtcccaaccaaatattttttaagtattttacccctGATGTCTCGAAGATTCGGATATCTCTAAGTTTTCAAACTGTCTCATCTAGTTTGAGAtcataacgaagtttgactgtaattgCAATTCTGAAGTTTTGAATGCTAAAAGTAATTTTATGTTACATTAAGTTTGTGTGCGGAGTGTATCTTAAaaaggtaaattaaaaaatatactgcAATAGCTATGCAgacatttatgtatataaacaatctgtTACGATTCAGTAGATTGACAAATGTACTGTAAATTCATAAATAAGAAGTCCAATTGGATTCAGATATAAGTATGATGATTTTGTACTATTTTTACAAGTGCTACTATGCAGTCATATAAATTATAGTCTGTTCCAGGTTTCTGTTTCCTAGCTTGCATAACTGTTTGTTGATTTCCATATTCACATATCTTTCAATGAAGAACATCTGAAATTATGTTATACTTTTTATAATGAACATTAACAGGAATGGATCTCTCATCATGTTGTGTTTAGCCATTGCCATACCCAATGGAGTGTTTGGAAGTTGGCAAGCTGTATTAGACGTACTACTGGACCCAGTTGGTTTAGATCAAGTgagaacaataaaataattgaaaaaggAGGTAATATTTCAGGATTATCCTAGAATAAAATTGCTTTGAAGCAACCTCATCACTATAATATCCTTACCATGCTTTCTCAGACCTTTGGGAATTTGTGGATTTTATAGCACTCCTACATGTATCTCTTGATTAATACCTTTGTTCAAATAACAATTTAATGGAAGTAATCATCAAGCAACTTTCAATTTTTCCTACAGTTCTGGAAACCTCTATTTTTTAACAACCTTTAATAGTATATCCTTACAAACCTCACAATATGAAGTATGTGCAAGGAATTGGTTGATATCTACATTGTAAATGttgttttcaaacaatttcAGAGTGAAGCTGGATGGCTGGGGTTCTACATGACGATTGCTGGGGGTGTGTCCGGGCTTCTTATTGGAAggtattgtttatttaaatctaCAGAGTACGACTCGCTGGAGCATATattcttattttctttaatcaTTCAATGCCTGAAAGAGTCTCTGGTCatgtttttttaacatgtattacattttgtTGTAGattttcagatatatttttGAGAAACACCAAGTTCTTTTTAATCTTGATGAATGGCGCAGCAACTCTAGCTTACGTTTGGTTTTCTCTCATGAGCTCTGGAATCATACCTATCTCTAAAGGTATCAGTGCATATCACATCTTTAAAAAGTATGAAATAAATTGATCATTGGTGACTTGGacaacattttaaatgaaaaaaaagtcattatTCAAATGCTATTTTGGGCAATTTTGTGTGAAGAATGTCCCCTTTTGTAGAATAATTACTATGTCAAACATTGAACATGTAGCTTGCAGTTGCTTTCCTGTAAATTGTTTTGTAATTCCAGTTACATGTTATCTACTAAATTAATATGTAACAGTGAGAAACATTTTCATctaagcaaaaaacaaaactcaCCCAAAACTAACATAAAATGTTATCATTCCTTGCAGTTCAAATTTACATTGCAACAATCATCGGAGGAATGTTAATCAATGCCTCTCTTCCATTGGCTTTCGAGATGGGATCTGAGTTGGCATTCCCTGTGTCAGAGGGGATAGTGGGGGGACTCCTTACTTGTTTGATCAACCTGTCTGGAATCATATTCCTACTGGTGCTTCTAATTCCAGACATAGGTATGTTTTTATCATTGCATATAATTATGATGTTGCAGATATTTATCACATGTACATCACTCATCTACAgagaacaaaaaataacaatttgaacaaaaatatctaGTGTTCTACGAGGCCTTAGAAACATCATTTGTTAGATATTACATTTTAGAAGATGATATGGGGATTTTTTGACAAAGAACCGTGTACTTATGTAACTAGAATGACAGGTACTTACATGTATGCCATAATTATTGTAACCATCattgtttgataaataaaatgtggATACTTTCAAATTGATTTAGATGTAGAAAATCACGCGAGGCAAACTCAAATTGACTAGAGGATATAgaccataaaataaaaataatttggtcGTAATCTAACTCAAAGCTTGTGTGATTTCAGGAACGAGTTGGATGAACTGGTTCCTAGCAGGAAGTGTGTTCCTAGGATTTGTTCTACTCTTCTTGTTTCCGGCGCGCTATAGACGAACTGATATAGATGTTGTAGTCCAAGTTAATGATGATGAAACAGATAATAGTCCCAATATCAGTACTACAATAAAGGAAAGGTCAACAATATATgaataatgtttataatttatttctattactatgtactttgatcattaatttaTTCCAATGAAGGATGTATATGATCTGAGATTGGTTACATGGACAGTCACTTTATATATAGAAgttcatttaaataatgtaataaaacaaagcaGTGAGTAATGATACATAAGGAATTGATAGATGATGGGCAATTTACAGAACTTATGTTGatctattactttttttttaaattaaagctTGGAAGTTTCATatgtttcatttgaaatatttatacaaaaagaaagaaaatgtcagAAAGATTCACCAGTTTGACAATTGCATGTCAAATTAATGAAGTGTCAAAATTcatagaaataaatgtgtatttaagtaactgtaaaataatttttttaagaaacacAGATTAAGATATTCATTGatttaagataaaataataaGTTGATGATAATAATTTAAGTTTATGAAATGTAATCTTTGTTGACATAAAATGAGATTTTCTATGTATTTAAAGCAATTTGTTAACCGAAAGGAATATTCCCAAATTCTTTTCATGATTAATTCAGtgttattaaaaatatcattattggTTCATTTTGGAAAGAATTGCCTTTTCCCGTTTAATtcctttatttatattcaacagTTCCTGCTAATATTGTACCATAAAATTATTCATGATTGTAGAAGCAGAACCATTtgataataaacattaaaagaatttacatTAGCAAATGTGCTGTACATATTTATTGATTAAACAGGCAATGAAACATATTTAGATTTGAAACAAACACAACGCCACTATTTCTTATCTTCTGTTTTTCTCAATTCTGTACTAAAGAATGttaaggttatttttttttaaatatatcttattattacctaatcaaagggattttgttgttttattacatattattaGTAAATATTTGCTactattttgtatgtgtatgCAGTTTTCTCAACTATTGAAACCGTTCTTActattgaactgccggtcaatagactgcgatctattggacaggcaacgtatttcagaatgcgggtatgttaaggcttcccgattgATTTCACAGCGAtttgtagaaagtcacttgtctctACGTCATGATATGaggtcataattaactttgacctCACGATATGCTTCCTTCGATATATCTCTGAGAATGTATCGTTACGTTATAAGTGAATTTTATTGACTCGGCCTCGGGCAATTATAGATCGTACTGTTCCCTGCACatcgggaaaaatattcgggtCTATTGACTACTCAAGCATTAAAGAATTGTTTATACTTACACAGTTAGATAATGTgcagaatatttttattttaatatatttgaatgtaTTATATGTGTATCTTACTTTTAATCACACATTATACAGAGATATTTATTCAGTGTTTCAAGATGGTAATCTTTGCTGTGATAAAATACttaatattcttattttttgttatatatacaaAGAAAGTGGTTTAATTTGACAAATTTTGTTACACTTTGTTGATTTTCTTCCTATTTCGtctttatttatgttaaacaattgattttaataaagagaaaatattgCACTgagtatttgttttttaaacatttatttaatataatatactAGTATCGAATGGAATTAGGCAGCAAGCACATCCTATTTTAGCCCCCTTCCCTGTATCTATTTGTTGACAATCATTCGTCTTGGATTATCATTTTACGTACATGTTACTTAAATGAGTTACTCATTAGCTACTTGATTAAAATGATAATCTAATATTTAGTTTAATCCCTCGTTTTATCGTATTATTTCATTGCCTACTATCTATGTATTCATCGTCAGGTAGAATCAGACAATACATCATCAAACTCGTTTTAAATTATACTCCACGCTAAGTCTACTTGTGTCGAACTCTCGGAGGTTTAACGAGTCTAGATCCAACGAGAGGTCCTCATTGTTGACACAATTTTGGACTTTACCAGAGCGTTTTGTAATATTGCCAGATGAGACTATATTAACTTATTCTTTCAGGATTGGCCTCATTTTTTTGGTATGGAAGTTCTAGAAGAAATGTCTTCTTTAAAGGGAAGTTTAGATGCAAACAGCCTTTACCGTTTTAAGTTTATAAACATTTCTCTATTACTGTAACTTTCTCAGATCTTACTTTTCTGGAATCACAACGTtgtgtttcctttttttaacattttatccATGTCAGGtgtttctttgaatatcaaCTCAATACATCTTCTATACTCTTGGTTTAACTGCAATTTAGTTTCTGGTTTTCTTATACATTGCTTAATCATTTTCAgcattatatatcatataatttttcacatttgATACTTGCTGAAATTCAACATGTGTTTTTTCCtgtgtaattttaatttataaaagcaGAAATGGTCTTGAAGTAATGGTATGGCGAAATTCCTGTTGCataatgtaaatgtatgtcATGAGGAAGCGCCAaaccatttatataaaatgtttcgGTATTAAAGAGATTTATATTTGTGCAGCCTGCTCCCTTAttgctcacatttatttctgTATTATATGTTGAAAGTAAGTAACTATGTCGAAtgctgtaatattttttacGTTTTGGCAGTAGCATGTCTTATCATGATCTAGACACTACTAGTTTTCGTAAGCCTCAATGGTGTTATTGTTttagtatgttttattttgattttttagataaaaatgtaggatacaatgtattttcctTTATCCTTAAAATTACGTTTCAAGGCTCGGTTTATGTGTTTTAGATCAAATACCAGTGCTTTACGTATAGTAAAATCGTAGATATTAATAAGCGTCGATTTGTTTTCTCCAGATTATACATAAATTCTTGAAACCAGTTATAAATGTCCAGAATATGATAGTTTTCTTGAACTGTGTCAGCTTTTGACATTCTAGTTATTATTTGTGCTTActctttttttacttaaatgtTCTACcaactttgttttatataaatgaacatTACATATTCTCTATGTATATAGCTCTATGTGCCAACACattgtaaagaaaactttaagaTGGGAGTACATGTTAAAGATCATGTATTCGCGATTGACTGCACATAGGTCTCTAATAAAaagttttggttttgttttatcGAAGTTGCTGGAGTCAGACTTTGAGAGCATCTTAACATCATGTCGGTGTTCGGAAAATATCGTCTGCATCAACTTAATTAAGATATGTAACATTGCCAAAAtgctttaatttaaatttctgtaaGTGATGTTAATATCCTCCACTGGTTGTGTCTATTTTTACATTTCTAAATACGCAAAAGATGCAAGATCGCCAATTGTAACTAGACATACCTTCAGAAAAATCGATTTGGATAAAGAGGAAAGGAATTATAGAAAAAACCTGTAGCAAAGCTGACGCATCGACACCATTCCATTTTGTCACTGCATTTCTTGATTCAATGTAAAAAGACATCATTTTCTCAAGTCAAACAAGctaccaaaaataaaaacataatccGACTTAACTCGATATGAGTTATGTCATGTTATGGAAATGAAAAGATTAACCATTTCACTTATATCTACAtcgaaagaaagataactcctcAATATGAGGTTCTCGTAACTTTTCGCACGGCCCCTTTTGGGGTCCTTATATTACGCATGCGCAGTAGTGTATCGACCTTTCTCAGCTTCAACCTGGAAAAAATTCAATCCCTCCCCCTCCCACCCTATCTTGTAAGGTTATATATTCCATATTTTTCGTGTTTCTGTCTTCTTTTTCTGTATTACTTTCATCACATCCATAGATAAGCGTCATGGCTTTACAACGACACGTGTGGCGTGCAGCTGTCATCAGTCTAACGAATTTTGCTTAAGCCTGCCCCGGATTCTGTTTACTTCCAGGTCCGTGGCCAATAATCGGGCTTACTTTAATTGACACTTTGTTTCATTCAGACATTGATTGACAGTGAGTCATTGAATACACTGAGTAATTGAATAATTCTATTGATACATTGCAGTGGGTTGATTGTCATCATTGAATACATTgagtaatcaattaaattgatACATTAATTGTCATATTGAGACATTCACTAAAGCAAAACATTGATTATACTTTATTGATTTgcatattgattgattgattgaaatattgtttgaattattgattgattgatttcattGATTGATTCATCTTGATTGGTTGATTGTTTGGTTCATTGAAGATCTAACATCATAACTACCCAAAAGTCGATGTTGATCATTTAACTTACTCTATTGctatatttgcaatattttgcataCAATTGAATAGTTTATGATGTactgatatattaaaataaagccaTGACAGAGACTGCCAATACGGTGTTGTTAATCTATTCTATTGaaataacatgaaaaatatCGGACGCGATCCGATTTCATGTATTTCATAACTGTTGTCAATGCAACATCTGGGCCCTGATCACAACAAGTAATAAAATTAGGGTGTTTTTTCCTCAAGCTCTGTCGATAATAAACGAGAATTACTGTTGTAGTTGTTTTCTACATTTCATATCTTACATTGGGTCACAGCTACCATGGCGTCCTATTGCACACTCTGCAAAGGTTGTGTTTGGATGTACTGACAGTCAGATAGGACCTGATACTTTTCCCCCATGGATGAActttaatgaaaacagaaaccAAAAGAACAGCTTTACGTTATCATTTTGTCCTATATTCTTTAAAGTCAAAGTGAAACAGGCAAACCGATTGCCAGTGAGACATGAATAAAGAGACGGACGATCCTACCGCATCTCTTCTGCCCGCGGATGGGCAACTGCAGGTATACACTCGACGGTGGTACGTTTTGACAATGTTTGGGATGGTTAATTTCACACAGAATCTTGTTTGGAACACATGGGGTCCTATTACACAGTCTGCAAAGGCTGTGTTTGGATGGAGTGACAGTCAGATAGGACAGTTTGCCAATATGGGAAACATTGCATACCTTGTCACAGTATTTCCTGTTTGTTACTTGATGGGAAAACTGGGTacgtattttataatttctagATAGGCCATTTCATCGACTGTCCTGTAAATagcacatttcattttttaaattaaaaaaaaccttgtattttaatttcaataccAATCTAATAGCCATTTAACCCATTAGGCTATTAATTTTATTCTGAACTTCAGCTAGAATTTTTCAACTTTAGTTTGATCAATGTTAGAGCAGTGTCGTTAACGGGTGATGTAGACTCTTCAGGTATATATGACCCATCTAACCTTAAATATTTGATAGGTATTTGATCACAGATAAGTTTTAATATGTACCAggtatataaaaatcaaactccTTAATCAAGCGTTTACTCCGATAATACTCTATCTACGTCCATCACTGTGTTTCTGTTTATGTGGACAACACGTGCCGCTTTAGAACTGCACGAGGACGAAGAAGTGCGAcaaatactgtgaaatcatcattgttcgtggaggaccaatgttcgtggctttcgtGGATAACCCTTATCCAAgaatttccccccccccccacgaacAATATGAAAGCATaggtttaatatttaattacgAAAAAGAACTTGCTACCAACTTgctaccaacgaaattacgACCCCACGAACCCGAATAAAGTTGGCTACACACCAACACTGacccccacgaataaaaatgattccacagtacatgtatacacataaaagtttatttattttaaaatctggtACATATCTCGTAAGGCTTTTGGAAATTAAATGTATCTGTTTTACACGATGCAAATTATGTTAAAacaatgaatgatttttttaataacctaCCAGATGAAATAGAAAATGAGATTAATCCGCATATCAAATgggatttaattaaaatacagataagaaattgaagtataattttttttgtaaacaaaaaggtaaaacaataataaataaaattcaactgATTGAAAgggaaattgaaaaaattgaaagttgtgATTGTGCACAAATTAATGTCAAAAAGAAGAGAGAACTAGAAAACGAGTTAGACgaattatacaaatataaagcGAAAGGCGCACAGATCAGATCGAGAGCAAAGTGGATCGATGAAGGGGAAAGAAATACGTCCTACTTTCTTAGGCTTGAAAATAAACACCAATCTCATAATGTAATCAATAAGGTAAATAATAATGGAAATATATACACTCAAACAGATGAAATCTTAAAACAACTTTACTTATTTTATGATGATCTCTATTCGAGTAGACATGTCCCGAATGCGCATATTGAAAACTACTTAAGTGAAATAAatcttgaaaacaaaatatcagataaagaaaaagaaataattgaaatttttcccACTTTAAAAGAATGTGCTGAGGCAGTTCACAATATGAGACAAAATAAATCTCCAGGCAATGACGGTATACCagtagaattttataaaatgttttggaaacactaaaaaacatatttttacaatgcCCTGATACATTCTTTCGAAGAAGGTGAACTTCCACAACACAAAAATGCTCAATTTTATcacttatatataaaaaaagggtctctagaaaaaatagaaaactacAGACCTATCAGTTTAACTAATATAGATTACAAGATCATAGCTTTTGTCTTTGCTAAAAGACTACAAAAAGTAATGgataatattataaatgaaaaccaAACAGGGTATATCAAACGAGATAGATTTTTAGGAAATAATTCTAGACTTATATAAGATATTTAGAGTACTGTGAAATAATAACAAAGATGGCATATATATTACTTTCGCTGATTTTCATCAAGCCTTCGATTCGGTTGAATGGAACTTCCTGTTTAAAACActacaaaaattcaatttcgGGCCGAACTGAATAATATGGATACAAATACTTTGCAAAAACCCATGTTTTTATGTGAAAAATAATGGCTGGCGGTCACGGAAATGTAGAATGGAACGTGGAATAATACAGGGTTGTCCAGTATCAgccttattatttttattcgtaATGGAAATATTgaatctaaaaataaagaattgtgGAGATATAAAAGggttaaaaattaattcgttagaaaaagaaattaaatgtatacaaCATGCTGATGATAGTACATTTACATTGGAAGATCAATTATCATTGGAAAATGCgctaaacatttttaaaaattttggcaaaatgtcgggcacaaatttaaatatgacTAAAACGGAATGCATCATTTTAGGACCTCTTAAGGAAAGATTAGATCACCAAACACACGTATATCAAGTAAGAATAAATAAAGGTACTTTAAAATGCTTAGGTATATATGTTGGACTGAACAAAACTATATGTAACGACAAAAATTggatatgtaaattaaagaaatttgaaaagatACTGGATTCGTGGAGATGTCGAAAACTTACTATCTTTGGTAAATGTTAAATTGTAAACTCGATTATtctatcaaaaatcattttcactgCAACGGTTTTAGAAAATCCGGGACATGactacattataaaattaaataaactatttttttcatttttatgggGCAATCGTGAACGCGTAAAAAGGCACACATTAATTCGAGAAATAAAAGAGGGGGGTATAGGAATAATTGACccagaaatcaaaattaaagctAATAAAGCAGCTTGGATATCAAAACTTACACAAAATAAGAGtaatttaagtaaatttttaaatgcaCGTTTAGCAAATCATAAGATGAAAATCGAATATATCCTAGAATCAAATGTAACAAACACTTCTGATTTTAATTGTCTGAAAGGACTTTCACAATTCTACAAAGAGGTATTTACTGCATTTAGTGAATGCAAAACTCCATAAAGCATTGATACTATGGACAAAATATTACGGCAGAATATTTGGTAAATACAAggaaaagttttatattttcagaaCTGGTACGAAAGCGGCTTTCCTTGTGAATGATTATGGTTTTAAATCGCTCAATGAAATAGCTactatatcaaaatcaaaaagaaattatctttGTGAATATCTAACACTGCAAAACGTTTTTCATTCTAAAATACATAATGATACAAGCAGGAGGAGATATATGAATATCAAAAAtgagtttcattttaaattacaagGAGAAATAAAAGATATCGGTAAAACGAAATCTGGCTTCTTCTACAAAATACTACTTGATGACAAATCCAAAAAACCTATCATGGAGAGtaaatggaaaaatgaatttagcGACATAAACTCATTGTGTTGGCgaaaaatatatgatgaaaaaattgtaaaaattaatgataaaagcatcgctgaatttaattttaaattattgcacAATCTGTTGCCAAATAATCTATACCTTAGCAAATGGAATAAAACTATTGATTAATATTGTACGTATTGTcgagaaattgaaaatacaaaacatatggTTTTCGATTATATACTTGTAAAAAACACCTGGAAAAAGGTTTCTGCTATACTTAAAATCAATATTGCTTGGAAACATCTTGTTTtgggttttatttataatggaaaCCAACGCAATGTAGTTTTAAACAATGTAGTATCCTTCATTGCATGTCAAatctttaaatacaaaatgaaatgtaaatgtaaagacAATGTCACAAATGAAggcataattttatttttaaggtcaTCGCTTGCAAGCTTTATCCTTGTAAATCAGCAAGCACAAACTGTCAATTTTGATTATTGTATACTTAGAACTCTTTCTGAAAGgctgtaaattgtaaaataagaataataataaattaatattgtataattagtATTAGAATATAATGAACTAGAGGGCGACCTGGCCCTCGTAAATTCATGCGGTATAGGACAAAAAGAGCTGTGACTGTAGAAGCAAGTCCTAACGCATAGTATCgcattatattttgcattttatattttctataatcaCAATTGTCAATTTctattatatttgtaaattgcAGATAAATTATGACCAAgaaatgttttcatatttttttttcaataaatctttgcataagaaaaatgataaattcacACTGGTTAGATATGTGTATGATGTActatgatttaaattatattactTCACTTTATTAacttcattttgtaaaaatacaaatgtataaggtattttcatatttttgttacaTAGTTATCGATCCAAGGGGCCCCTTATTGTTGATGAAGTCACGTgaccaattttttaaagtttgtaatTTTTCCGCATCAAAAATACTATGCCTAATAGGCAAACGAGGATCGATATCGCTGTGTATGGAATCCCTTAAAATTGTAATTGGAAGAAAAGTTAACTCTTTATCAACAGAACATAGGGAAGGTTAAAAACTgtgtttaaaagttttaatgcaGTTTTAAAACCGAATCATCAAAAATACGCCGTGTATATTTTCACGCATCTCTCCATCTAAGTTTATATTCATACATCTGTCCCTAATGTAAAGGACTAAATCCATGTTTAGCTATATATGGCCCTGTGATATCTCAAAAATTAAACTAgatcaaaatgatataaaaattgtgTTATGCGTTAGTCTAGACCTGATACTATTTTGACATGCCAGAATTTCCCCGCCAAAACGTCTgcttgcaaaaatattttttagaatatttttaatacaatattaatTGCTTTTGACGTTAGGCCGATTTTGACTAAACATGGATTTAGTCCTTTACACAGAATACACGTACATGATtcataaaatgtgtaaaatctGCTTCTTTTATTTCTCTTTGTATTTTCGCATGCATAAACAGATTTCTTTTACTGACTTCATGAAGCGTAACTTTTTCTTTGAATTACAGGGTTACGTTTTTCAATCCTTGGCTGTACTCTTTTGATATTCATTGGAACAGGATTGAGATGTATAACGTATGAAAAAGAAGCAGCAACATGGTAAATTAGAACAAAAATCTGATAAAAGcatatttctgaatttttttattgcacTGTTGAACGTGTAAATGAATATCAACAACAATGTCTTTAACATTTGCTATATGATGGAATAATTGTGCAATCAACTAGGTTATCCTATGTGTGTTCAGTATTGAATGGAATAGGAGGAATAGTGCCCTTTGCAGGACCATCATTAGTGGCCAACACTTGGTTTCCACTCAGTGAGCGTGCAACAGCCACTGCAGTGTCATCAACTTTCATGTACATGGGCGTTGGACTTTCCTTTATCATTGGTGAGAATCTTTTTTGTCATGAAGAATTTTAGTATCAATAATAGGTGAATTACAAAGACTTGAATAGTCAGTATGTGGAAAAATACTAGAAAGctacaaaaatatctttctttttgtaaatacaGGGTATCTAAGctaagaaaaaaagattttttttatgttttatgatgGAAAATAGAAAATGTTGAGAATGTGATAATTATGTTTACGGCATGCAGTCATTTTTCTGACCCTCTTGTATATTTTCTCCTTTTCGAAAATTTTGTATTGTTCAATAAATTGGTCAagatatatatcataaaattttatcGTCAGTGAGCATTGCATGAACTTAACATTGGAAATGGAATACAAAAACTTATAAGCAATTGAAAGTCACAAAACGAGTGACGCATagattattcttttttaaaagatactatttttcttttactaatcCGTAGATTTTCATAATGTTTACCCAAGGAAAttgatgattaaaaataaattacaaaaatcacAGTAATTAcgaattttgttaaaataaaaaatggaaagaaaCATTACGTTAATTGACTCAcacataagaaatatttttgattttatcataATGATTCGATTGTcagtgaaattaaaaatgaaacctTATAAACGAAGAAGACGATCAAAGTTTAGAAACTGACACATAACAATACGACTGGTGAAATAATTAATATCGCCTGGTCTGCGGTCAAATTATAAGCATTCTGTATATCGGTTAAACTATAACCCGTTCAGTTCAATTATTTCTTCAAAGATCTTAATTCTGCTAATCGGGAAAACCTCGAgaaaattttgaagttttagATAAAAAAGAGCCTTAGTTAA
This genomic window from Magallana gigas chromosome 5, xbMagGiga1.1, whole genome shotgun sequence contains:
- the LOC105346593 gene encoding solute carrier family 49 member 4 homolog, with protein sequence MSEEADDSTTPLLSTGGQPKVYARRWYILIIFGMTNFTQNLVWNTWGPIAQSAKAVFGWSDSQIGQFANIGNIAYLVTVVPVCYLIERLGLRKAILGCTLLIFIGTGLRCITYDKEALTWLSYVCSVLNGIGGIVPFAGPSLVANTWFPLSERATATAVSSVFMYMGIGISYIIGTEWVSSPVQKNSTNQINITADIGSITGFSSWNSEGTLFTSNYSDEEVTNLVAMRTDIMNMLYSECGLAGLLFLFSLLYLPAKPPTPPSTSASVQRTNYKESLRSVARNGSLIMLCLAIAIPNGVFGSWQAVLDVLLDPVGLDQSEAGWLGFYMTIAGGVSGLLIGRFSDIFLRNTKFFLILMNGAATLAYVWFSLMSSGIIPISKVQIYIATIIGGMLINASLPLAFEMGSELAFPVSEGIVGGLLTCLINLSGIIFLLVLLIPDIGTSWMNWFLAGSVFLGFVLLFLFPARYRRTDIDVVVQVNDDETDNSPNISTTIKERSTIYE